The genomic DNA TCGTGATACGTTTCTTGCTTTTCGAGGACCGATTCATTCACGCTGTCCAACCGCGTCAGATCCATGTTATCCTCGATGTCAGCGATTTTCACTTTCCTCGCGGTCGGATTGGCTGCTGCCCGTTCGACGAACTCCATGTATGACTCGTCCTCACGTTTCGTGAGCGCATCAACGGCATTGCGGATGTCTGGCCCGAACTCTTGCTCGATGACCTCCAATGTGTAGTTGGCATCTTCGACGACATCATGGAGGACAGCGACGACTCGTTCTCTTTCGGTATCCATTTCGTCCATGACGCGAAGCGGATGACGGATGTAGGTCTCGTTCGCCTTATCGGTCTGTCCTGCGTACGCATCAACGGCCAGATCGATCGCCTGTTCGAGATCGTTCATATGGATCAGTAAACAACGGTCTATCTTAGTGTTGGTTGCAGAGGGATATTGGCGAATCTGGTGAACAACAAACAACCTGCTGATATTGTGCCAGTTGTCGTACAAGACTTAGAGGATCAGAGGATAGACTTATAATCGGGTCACAGCCATCGAATTCAGAGTCATGTATCTGTTACCTACATTTTGTATCGGAAAGATTTTAACGGCACACACGTGCTTGCTTGGTAATGGCAGTCGCAAACCTTGTTGACTCATACGGTGGCGCACCAGTAGACGGCTTGATTAGTGACTTCCATTCTATCGAGATGATTGGCCAATCGAGTGTTGATTCCGAGTTACCCAAACTGCGAATCTGGTGGGATGATCCTGACGCAGTAGATGCGGATTTTGTCGAAACTGAAACTTGTTTTGTGGAGGAGGTGTACGGCGGAGGGGGTAGTCAGAACCAGAGTTTGAAGATTCATGTGGCCGATTCATACGAAGATGCGGATCTACAGTCTTCTGTAGAATTCGAACAAGTACGCTACGCCAGACGAACAGTCAGTCATCCAAGAGGTGGTGACGTCTCGGTAGTCGTCGTCCGCTTTGATCATCATCCGACTCAAATGGGTGAAGAAATCATTGAAGTCCATGTTGAGTGAGATCCTCACCCTCCTGTATTGCAGGGTTCTAATTCACAGGTGATTTCATCGTAGTACACAAACTACCTGTCTGGCAGGGTCTATTCCCCGTGATTCGTAGAGCGGTAGATACAATACTCGCGGCTCTGTTTTACACTGGCCCACCCACCAATTTTCCGATGGGTTCCGCTGTTTCACTGCATTCGGTAAGAACCCACAGAGTATGCTGAGCGGTGAACTTTCTGGCTATCGCGACTGGTCAGCACGATAAAGCTCCATTGCGGTGGTTTCGGTACCAAGCTGAACCTGTGTGTCGCCGTTGAATTCGTTGATCTCAATGCTCTCGAATCGATACCAGACCTCTTCCTTAACTGTCGGTGGCGACTCGGTGGCCCATGACACGAATCGAATCGTTCCAGACTGATCCTCAAGCACTCCTGCTTGATGCTGAGTCTCGTGTAGATCATCCCAGAGGAGCTGTACTTTCGCAGTGATTGATTCTTCCTCGTCACTTGGGGAGAGGCTGGCCACCGATTGATTGAGGGTCAAATATGGTTTGATTTCCTCGATGAATAGCGACCATTGCTCCCCACGGGTTAGAACGTGCATTTCCGATTCAGCACGGGTTAGCGCCACATAGAACAGCCGCCGTTCCTCCTCGACCGTCGCCGTCTCAAGGTCTTGGACAGGTGCAACCAACGAGTTTTCTCGGTGATCTGCTGGAAAGCCGTACATTCCCGAGACGACGTTCAACACGATCAACTGCTCTGCTTCACGTCCCTTTGCCTGGTGAACCGAGTAAACGGCAACCCCCGCATCAGGGTCGAAATCGGGATCGTATTCATCGGGCATATCCTCGGGCCGATAGTGATCGTCTTTCCCGTCGTAAGGGATGTTCCGTCGCTCGAGTTCCGCTTTCACCCGGTCGGTGAACGGTGCGCCGGCATCGTATCGACAGAGAACCATCGCGTCGCTTGGTTCGGTGCCTATACCCTTTTCAAGGCGCTGTTCGACGAGGTTGGCTGCGTACTCTCCAACCCTGCGCTCGTAGGCGTTCTCGGTGTAACCGTCGAGGACGTGTAGCGTCGGCTGGCAGTCGTGACCTGCCGCCGCTCGAACGGTCTTCGCGATCTGGTGGTCGTTGTTGGCGATCAGGTCGTTACCTGCCTCAAGGACTGTCACCGGGTTCCGATAGTT from Natronomonas pharaonis DSM 2160 includes the following:
- a CDS encoding HD domain-containing protein produces the protein MNDLEQAIDLAVDAYAGQTDKANETYIRHPLRVMDEMDTERERVVAVLHDVVEDANYTLEVIEQEFGPDIRNAVDALTKREDESYMEFVERAAANPTARKVKIADIEDNMDLTRLDSVNESVLEKQETYHEAWIKLQDMDQAEETTN